A stretch of DNA from Longimicrobiaceae bacterium:
GCGTCCGTCGCGGAGCGGCCGGACGGCCCGCCCCGCGACGGCTCCCCCAAGGGCGAGCGCCATGCCCGACGCGGCGCATTTCGCAAGCTATTGCCCTGCAAAGATTTACCGAACGCGAGGAGGAGCCCGCGGGGCGCGGGAGGGCCGCATTCCGCAGGGGTTCAGGCAAACCGCAAGCGGGGGCGGAGAGCGAATTTCGGCGCCGCGGGCAGCGTTCTTGCCGCGCGCCGCCGTATGGCTACGAAGATCCGGATCGTGCAGACCACCCGCTCCGAGACGCGGGTCCAGGGCGGGCGGCGCGTCGTCCTCGACTTCCGTGAGGAGGGGGGCGACTCCGTCCCCGCGATCCTCCTCCTGCCGGACGCCGCCGAGCCCGCCCCGGGGGTCCTCCTCCTGCACGGGTACTCGTCGCGCAAGGAGCACATGGCCGACAACGTGGGCCGCGCGCTGCTGGAGGAGGGGGTCGCCAGCCTGGCGGTAGACCTCCCGCTGCACGGCGACCGGAGCGACCCGCTGCAGGCGCAGTCGGCGCGGAACCCGCTGGCGGTGGTGCGGCTCTGGAGGACGGCGCTGAAGGAGGCGGGGCTGGCGGTGCGCTACCTGGGCGCGCGGAAGGAGGTGGACGCGGCGCGGCTGGGGGTGGCGGGGTACTCCCTGGGCTCGTTCCTGGCCGTGGGGATGGCGGCCGGCGAGCCGAAGGTGCGCGCCGTGGTGCTGGCCGCGGGG
This window harbors:
- a CDS encoding alpha/beta fold hydrolase gives rise to the protein MATKIRIVQTTRSETRVQGGRRVVLDFREEGGDSVPAILLLPDAAEPAPGVLLLHGYSSRKEHMADNVGRALLEEGVASLAVDLPLHGDRSDPLQAQSARNPLAVVRLWRTALKEAGLAVRYLGARKEVDAARLGVAGYSLGSFLAVGMAAGEPKVRAVVLAAGGDLPAGTPLATVARTVADPLRAVRKLAPRPLLMVHGRDDRTVRPDQAERLFAAAGEPKELRWYPAGHYLPPAAIHYAAEWLREKL